The Marasmius oreades isolate 03SP1 chromosome 2, whole genome shotgun sequence genomic sequence AATAACTCTTTTCCCCGTCGCCAGGCAGCGAGACGCCTTATTTCCAAGGTTACTTGCGGCTGTGCTCACATGATATATTCCCACGTATTACTCCCGCCCTAAATACATGTACTCCTTGAACCGCCTCCCCAGTTTCTTCCCCCTGCTATGACCAAGTCTCAACGCAAGTTCATACCACGATCCAACTGTCAAATCACTCATCCCGTACGGCGCGTACTTGCTCTGGGTTATCGTTCCATTTCGCAACGATTTTGGCAGTAGCTTCTGCGGTATAGGGCCGTCCTCCGATGTCAAAACATCTGCTTTGTACGTCGTGTATTCCAATCTGAACTGGGGATGTTTTCCTTCACCTGAATTCCATAGATCGGGGATATAATACTGTGCGTAAAACCCGCCCTATATAAATTGATGTAATAAAAGATTCAAATCTCGCACCTGAGCATATCCCGTAGGTGTCCAACGTTGATTCTTTCGAGGCGGCGACTCCGGGTCAGAATGCCAGCTATCGTTACTGAGATGACACTTCCACGACATTCGGAATGGCTCCTCAGCACAATGAACTGATTTGTCCCCGTGTCCTCCTCGATGATGCCCAGGTTTGCGTTTCCCgcccttctttttctttttcttcttcttcttcttctccagaTTCCCTGTCATCTCTACCCCCGAAACATTATACGAAAAAATCCGAAACGTTGGCAGGTAGGGGTTCGGCACAACTGGCGGAGAAACGTTGATTACCGCATATTCATCCAGTTCAACTTTCGATAGCCCTGGCAACGTCCCAAAATCGTCAATAATCGCGTCGTATAGATCTCCATCAGCATCAGCAGTGCTTTCGATCTCTGTCTTCGCAACTTGTTGATCAAGTTCCAACTCCAGGTCTCCTGCctcaagaaagaagaactgAAACATTACATCAGTAACCATTGATCCCTCCTTCAGGATGCAAGAACTCACATGATCTGAATTCATGTGCTGTATCCAAGCAATCCGTGCCCCGACTATCAGAGATCACCTTCC encodes the following:
- a CDS encoding uncharacterized protein (BUSCO:EOG09262645), translating into MKDVFLKKGVPVIPSLGNNDVWPHNILLPGPNDITSHFSSIWQEFIPFPYRQVFQRGAYYSVEVIADHLAVVSLNTMYFYDANKAVNGCPFNELSDPGNLQLDWLEVQLKMFRERGLRVWLSGHVPPSRGNYFPECYVRYVDLALRYQDTILGHLFGHMNSDHFFFLEAGDLELELDQQVAKTEIESTADADGDLYDAIIDDFGTLPGLSKVELDEYAVINVSPPVVPNPYLPTFRIFSYNVSGVEMTGNLEKKKKKKKKKKGGKRKPGHHRGGHGDKSVHCAEEPFRMSWKCHLSNDSWHSDPESPPRKNQRWTPTGYAQYYIPDLWNSGEGKHPQFRLEYTTYKADVLTSEDGPIPQKLLPKSLRNGTITQSKYAPYGMSDLTVGSWYELALRLGHSRGKKLGRRFKEYMYLGRE